One Pseudoalteromonas rubra genomic window, ATAGACGTGATCAAGCCCACGATGAACGCGGCGTATAAGCCGACTAATGGATCGACATGTGCGACAAACGCAAATGCGACAGCTTCAGGTACCAACGCCAGAGCGACGGTCAATCCTGACAGTATGTCGTTCTTAGCAGAGCTGGGCGCTTTGCCTATTAGATTAAACATTTAAATCCCCAAGATTATTACTACGACAGAAAAGCGCTGGATCCTAGCAAAATCCAGCGCTTTTAACAAATGAGATACATTATAGTTGAGTTTCAGGTCTGATGTATGACAATCAGATTGGCAGGGCTGTGGTCCGCTTAACGCACGTCATTGTGACGTTTGAATGAACTTCCTGAACATATTCCAGGTTGAGCAGATTATCTCTGACAAATTGCTCGTACCCTTCTATACCGCGAGAAATAATGCGTAACATGAAGTCCATAGTGCCTGCCATCGTATAGCACTCAGTGACTTCGTCATAGCTCATGATCAATTTTTCGAACTCAGCAAGGTTATTACGACCGTGGTTAGATAACTTAACATGAGCATAAACAAGCATATCAAAACCAAGCTGTTTCTCATCCAGCAAAGCAACTTTTCCTTTGATATAACCATCTTGCTCGAGTTTGGCAATGCGACGCCAACAAGGCGACTGGGACAGCCCTACTTTATCGGCTATTTCTGCCGTAGATAAACTCGCATCTTGCTGTAATAGCGCTAGTATTTGACGATCAACCTGATTTAATGACATATTTTTCTTAATTTTTAATTAGTTAAATGAATACAGTGCCGATAGACTCAGTTATCAGCCAAACCGCCCGCTCATAAAAGGATTATGTCGCTGCTCATACCCTATCGACGTATCTTCACCATGGCCACTCATCACCCGAGTCGCCTCTGGCAAAGTGAATAGCTGAGTTTCGATAGAACGTTTTAGCAGTGCAGCATCTCCCTTTGGAAAATCTGTTCTGCCGACTGAACCTTTGAACAAAACATCACCAACCAATACAGTTGCACTCTGTGGCTCATAAAACACGACATGGCCAGGAGTATGTCCGGGACAGTGGCGCACTTCTAGTTTCAGCTCGCCAAGTTCAATGCATTCGCCGTCTTCAAGCCAACGTCTGGGAAAAAACGCAGCTTGCGGTGCAAAGCCAAACATCTGAGCTTGCATTGGTAATGCATCAAACCAAAACTTATCTTCGCGCTGTGGCCCGACAATATCAACCCCTAAAGCTTCAGATAACACCTCACTGGCACCAACATGATCGAGATGCCCATGAGTAAGTAAAATCATTTCAACTTTAAGTGTACGTTCCTTTATAACAGACAATATTTTATCAACATCGCCTCCCGGGTCAACCACTGCGCACAGTCCTGTGTCAGGACAACAAATGATCCGACAATTCTGCATAAACGGAGTGACGGGAATGGTGATTACCTGCATTTATTTTTCCTTAAAGGACATAAGTATCGGATACTTCAGATAAGCCTGATCGTAGTAAGGCGTACGCTGATATAGCCACTCCATTCTCGCTTTTGGATTTTTCGCAAAAGCTTTATCCCCGCTGATTTTTTTATCAAACGCCAGCGCCATTGCCGGATTGTCTTTTAACATTTTCCGGGCAAAAGGTTCAAGCGCATAATTTTCAACGTACTCAGTGCGCTGGAACACGCCAGGAAAATCCCCCCAGGCGAAAAACGAGTCTGGCGCTTTAGGATGAAGCAAATGGGTTACCAGCTCTCCATTGGCTTGCTGGGTTGGCACTCTATACCAACCTGACAGACTCAGGGAGGTCGACACAGCCTGCTGTTCAAATTCGGCGCTGACACGAAAACGCCCTTCAAATGGGGTGTCTGCAAATTGATAGGAAGTTATCGCAAGTTGAACCAAGTCATCAGCCAGCACATCTGTGTTCAGCTGTTCAACCGTGACCCCATGGAGTTTGAGTTTTTCCACTGTGCTTGTGTAGGCAGGCGGAATGTAAAACGCACTCGGCACTTTTACCTTAACTTTTGCTACTTTTTG contains:
- a CDS encoding Lrp/AsnC family transcriptional regulator, whose protein sequence is MSLNQVDRQILALLQQDASLSTAEIADKVGLSQSPCWRRIAKLEQDGYIKGKVALLDEKQLGFDMLVYAHVKLSNHGRNNLAEFEKLIMSYDEVTECYTMAGTMDFMLRIISRGIEGYEQFVRDNLLNLEYVQEVHSNVTMTCVKRTTALPI
- a CDS encoding MBL fold metallo-hydrolase; translation: MQVITIPVTPFMQNCRIICCPDTGLCAVVDPGGDVDKILSVIKERTLKVEMILLTHGHLDHVGASEVLSEALGVDIVGPQREDKFWFDALPMQAQMFGFAPQAAFFPRRWLEDGECIELGELKLEVRHCPGHTPGHVVFYEPQSATVLVGDVLFKGSVGRTDFPKGDAALLKRSIETQLFTLPEATRVMSGHGEDTSIGYEQRHNPFMSGRFG